The Portunus trituberculatus isolate SZX2019 chromosome 27, ASM1759143v1, whole genome shotgun sequence DNA window cacacacacacacacacacacacacacacacacacacacacacacacacacacacacagctcgttccatagggtaatgtctggctgtctcgtcagagactacagcagatcaaacagtgaattacacacacacacacagctcgttccgtagggtaacgtctggctgtctcgtcagaaactgcagcagatcaaacagtgaattacacacacacacacacacacacacacacacacacacacacacacacacacacacacacacacacacacacacacacacatgtactgaCTGCTGTCATATGGAATGGActtaaaggaaagataagagggtTAATGCCCAAAATGATTGAGTTATAGAAGGAACTtacacttttgtttttttagatTAAATGAATCTAGTCTTTAAGCCAAACCTTAATGTTGTGACTGTGACAAGGACAGAAAAGTGTTGTACTTGTGACTGGCAGTTATGACCTTCTTCATTAGGGTGGGAGTCCTCCTCTTGGGTGGCAGCTAAGGGTGTCCATTGGGGAGGGAACAGCACAAGGCATTGTGTACCTACACACCCACCAGGAGCGTCCATTGGTTCACCGCGACATCAAGAGTGCCAACATCTTGCTTGACGAACACTTCACACCAAAGGTTAGAGGACAGGCTCAGCAAGATAGCCTAATCCATGTAAAGATTGGCtgccttcatgttttttttttctcccattgaGTATGATGTACAAGACATGGTTGAGCACTGTTTCCAGTTTTGTCATGCATTTGAAACTGGAGCTAATTGAGAATTTTGGCATTTTCCAAGAATACAGTCATTTTTTCTTGTGAACTGTGAACTAGAGAGTTCTTAGCTCTGTTGAGtaaagagatagagatgaatTCTGTTACAATTTTgaagattagttttttttttaatatttacatAAAGCTCCATAATATTGTCTCATTAACCATTTTAATGGTGTTCATCTTTGTATCCTTTACCTTAAGTTATTATTGTGACTATAATGTCTATAAGTATATCAGTGGTTCTCAAATCTTTTCAGCTTATTAACCTATTTGGCATGCCACATTAAACATATCTCTTTCATAATATGTTGTCAATATACATGTCCAATACTGGACATATTATGTCAGAGTTGCTAAGTTACTGTGTCCTGAAGCATACCTGTCAAAATACTCTTGGCTTGCTGCCCACTTATAGACATatttacatatttcttcttctataattatttacaatagttttttatgtttattgttatttagttTATCAAATAATAGTTACAGTTTCACTTTACAACATAAGTTAACATTACTCCTTAATGTAAGGTACcagtgttgttttttattttcagttttttttatttatttttttttttatttaatttttgttgtaCCTAACATCACCTCATAAAAATTGCTAGATTACCCCCGAGGTCTGATTAATCCCTTGTTTGGGTACCAGTGAGGTTATGTACAATGGATGACTGATCTGACTTTATGATGATCTTGCTCAGGTTGGTGATTTTGGCTTGGTGCGGTTGGGGAGTGGAGGCACCCACACTGCCACTCTCATCAAGACCACCACAGTGTTTGGCACCTCAGCCTACATGGCTCCTGAGGCCTTCAGGGGAGACATCTCTGTTAAGATGGACACCTTCAGCTTTGGAATTGTAAGACAAACAAATGGAAGTCTTTTGTATGTTTTCCATGTTATCTGTAGATTTTGTTCAATTAATGTTCATGGtaattttttattgttgtagtacagtgcttactccaattttgcgagttCAAATTTTGCGATGCGCCAATTTTGCGACCAAGGACCAAAAATTGCCATTTTAAAAATTTCCCCATCATGCTCTTTTCTCCCGGTCTTgcgagtggtggcggcgggagagagagcgttcccgctaattatatattactgtattatatagacaatatattttattaatttattcatatttatcatatttatagtatatttatcatagtttggtggtttttggctagttttcTTAAAAATCTGGCGTAATTCAACGaagctcatctggcaacactgccccgcTCCCTCCCGCGTTCCATTTGTTTATGTACACCTCCGTCCTCCACGgagttctctctgcaaatttggaggaatccttgttctcgactttgtgcgacatggcgccaccaaccaagaaaaacattaggctaactttggagcagatgaagataattaagatgaaaagaggtggaaaaatggactgtgatatttccagagagtttggtgtgggagaatcaactgtgagaatggtgtttaaaaactgagaaaattgaaaaagctgtaaaaacctatggtggacagatttttgattctcgtagccattgtacaaacactgtgatcattcatatggaaagatacctggctcaatatatatgtgatataattatgggcaaaatattaggaaaatattaaaaaattagGCAACCATGGACGAGGGGtccaccatattcaattttttccataggaataatacttccaattttgcgatttccaaatttgcgactcacaatgccgccccatttctcgcaaaattggagtaagcactgtaccTTCTCGGGGAGTTGAAATAAACCTCAGCTTCAACACAAATTCATGCATGTAACTAAAGGTGAAACTTGCACTTTCATAAATTTTATTTTGTAACATTGCCTTCTCATCAAAAGAATGTATGGTAACATTGCCTTCTCATCAAAagaatgtatgttttttttaagtataatgtgcgtgtgtatatatatatatatatatatatatatatatatatatatatatatatatatatatatatatatatatatatatatatatatatatatatatatatatatatatatatatatatatatatatatatatatatatacacatacatacacacacacacacagtggagactcaatactcaagcACAAAAATTCAATttaatactagaaaaaaatacctgatagtcaaacacgtggttgtaaacaaaagtTTCCTGGTGTCCCCTACCCCCTCCCCCAATTGAGACTTGTGCTGCTACGGTCATGAAAATAACATTCTCCtacattctatctgtagttttttttatttataaacttgcattaacaccaaaggcttattagtggtgaaaatatctgctaGTCAAACAACCACACATTTGGtagtatacaaagctctgtcatctcccttcttgcagCCACCACTGTACTGTTCTGATACCGTTTTAGTGGTAATACCAGTAATACCGGTATACCGATGCCAGTGCACATCCCTAGTCTTGCTGTagtattgagagaaaaaaaaaatattccgtATTCtctggtagtttttcatttagaaacttatgaggggaccaaagaggcttattagtggtgaaaacaaGGAATCTGGTGCGAGTGCAAATGGTAGTGAGCCACATCCCTCCATTactggattcacaggaatcacaccaggagaaaagttataaagacgttttcatcCTCCagcgacctccctcctcctccctatccttATCCCCTCCTCTTcgaagttatccatcaccagccttctcttacggtatgtacaaatcaaaattgtaaaaaaacaTACATCAAAATTTTTATAAACCTGAGGTTTTTctaagattagaacaaattatctgatttataggtatcaatagtcaaattTTTTAgtactcaaacagccatttgggacaaattaagttcgagtattgagtctccactgtgtgtgtgtgtgtgtgtgtgtgtgtatatatatatatatatatatatatatatatatatatatatatatatatatatatatatatatatatatattaatgtgtgtgtgtgtgtgtgtgtgtgtgtgtgtgtgtgtgtgtgtgttaaactgTTAAACCTATTCAGTATTAAAATTCCTGAGAATGTTGTGGTGTCACTTCATACAATTAtgcataacaacaacaccatcaagtTTTCATTAAAGTCAAGTAGTGATATAAGATTTGTTTGTCTAAAGAATGTAACAATAAATGAGCATGAGTGTTTACCGCAGGTGCTGCTGGAGCTGCTGACTGGCCTGCCATCCTACCAAGAAGAGCGAGAAGGCTGTGACCtggtaatgctctctctctctctctctctctctctctctctctctctctctctctctctctctctctctctctctcggccagtGCCCATTCCTCTATTAGCTTTGTGAGATAGCTTTCATTAAAAATAAGACACCACCAGAAATTAACATTTACTTGAAGGTTTAGAGATTAGGAAATAATATTTCTATAAGTTAAgacattacttttatcattgcATAAAGTTCAGCCTTGTGATTGTCAACAATTGTAGCTCCTGTCATGAGATTGGCTGCTTTTTTATcttaaataaattaacaaatcaGTTCTAATGCAGAGGGAGAAAACTGCATTAGGGTGACTGTTTGCCATTTGAGCAGTGAAGACAAATGTGCCACATTGTAACTAAATTTTCTTGCAGCTGTCCTTTGTTCAAGAGAGTGAGGCTGAACCTTCTGAACTCCTGGACGAGAAGGCTGGCCAGTGGAACCATGGTGTGGCTGTCCATCTGTTTGGTCTTGCTGACCTGTGTACTGAGTCCAAAAAGAGGAGACCAACAATGGTGCAGACCCTTCACAactacagaaaaataataaaccctCATTGCTGATTTTTACGTAGTAAAATATGAGATTTTGTCCCTGaatgcaaaatatatgaatatgcATTTGATAATTATAAATAGCATGTAGAGGTCTTCCTCATGCTCATAAGAAACATTACTTTTGCTGGTGACTACACCAAGATGACCAGAACTGAAAACTAAAGTACCTTTGCTGTTATTCATGAACTGTTATCATCATGACTATTTCACTGAaatcagttaaaaaaaaaatttgttagcTATTGCAGATGTTAATGTTACTTCCATATACAAATATACAATATGTCTATATAAAGTTTATAAACATTTTGTAAGTTTATATACTGGTTTTGAAATCAGAGCCCTTAATAAAGACTAAGTTAAATGGTGAAGACTTGTTTCTTGGAGACCATTGCCAGTGCCGCTGAGCAGTCACAGGTCGTGAATGAGCTTTTTAAGAATGGTACTTGGGCATCGCTGGGCACTGCATGACAGGCATCTGGTGGGGTGCAGGATAATAAAACAAGGATATATTTGTACATGTAATATTCTATATGTTCACGAATGTTATCACTCTATAATCGACATGAATATAGATTTGACTTTTATTGCAGGTTAAACTGAATAAATACTGACATGTGTGGGCGTGTTCTGGGCGGTAGGCGGCGCGGGCGGGACAGCAGGTCGGTGCCGGGTGGCCCGGGCGGTCCACCTGGCCGCGGGTCTCCCGGCAGCGACGGCTGGGTGAGCCGCACGCACCGTCCGCTGCACCACAAGCCACAGCGACACAACAACACGCGATTGTCGACGGCCCCGCGCGCCACCCAATTGTTCGAAGAACAACTGAGCCCCGGGTGGCGCGTGGGGTGGCCCGGCCCGCACCCCCGCCAGTGCTGTGCTGCTAAAGCGGGCGGCGCGGGCCCAGGGCCAGGGGGGCCACCACGAGTGCGGCCCGGGCCAGGAGGCACGGCCCGCAGATGCGTGTGGGCGGGACGGCCGCCTGGCGGATATGCGGTGGACCCTGGCTGGATATGACGACTCTCGGCAGTGCCAGCAACAGTAGCGGTAGGAGCAGCAGTCCGGACCCCGCAGCGCGGAGGCTGGTCAGCTGGCTAGCCGACTGAGTGGCAGCTGCCACCTtcacatcacacactcacactacaCTCGCCCAGCGTGAGGGAGGCAGGAGCTGGCCGCCACGCAGGCcagtcctggtggtggtggcagtgagctCATGACAAAGCCTTGGACCCATCGCTACCACCCTCACGCCTCACGCTCACTCTTCACTCACACTCCCCAACCACCTgaccgtctgtttgtctgtctgtgtgtctcacagcacacacaccacaaactatACGAGACGACACACAACGTGGAAGAACTACAGCAACACCGCGCCCATACACCGCCAAGCGCGGAGGTGGTAACACTGTAGAGGGACCACTGAGGAGAAGGTGGCAACACTGTAGAGGGACCACTGTTCAAGTGGTAACATTGTATGAGGAGTACTGGATATGGCAACATGTAGAGGGAGCACTGGGGAAGTGGCACCATAGGAGGTAAACCACCAGGAAAATGTGGCAACACCGGTAAGGTTATTTAGGGAGGGAATTGAAAATGCTGTACTGGTTCACTGCTGAAGATCTGGTAACACTGTAAGGGAGCACTGGAGTGGCAACAATTTACAAGGACCATGGAAGAAGTGTCTGAACACTGTTGGGAACCACAAGGGATGGGAGCGCTATAGGGACCACGAGGAGTGGCACGCTATTGATGACCACTGGTACCGTCTTGACGGGACCACCAACATGTGGCACGCTAAGGGAGCCACTGAGGCATGACAGCACTGTAAAGGGTCCACTAAGGAAGTAATATAATACGGCAGAGGCCACGGAGGGTGATGCTCCGGACATGACTGAAATGGCTCAACTGTGTACGAGCCATTGGGGTGTGGCACCAGTGTGCAGGGACCACTGGGGAGGTGGCATAACCGCTTATAGGGACCACTAAGGTGTGGCAACACTGTAGAAGGGACCACTAAGATGATGGCAACACTAGAAACCActcggaaaaaaatatatggcaaCACCATCAAGGTGTCAAAGAGCACAGTGATCacttatggaagaaaaaagaaaaaacatcgaCTGTGTCTACGTCACAGGGAGGGGCAGCGGGGGCAACACCTAGGGGTGGGAGGCACGAGGGTTGCAACACCTAATAACAGCCACTGGAGTAGCCCATGTATAATATTGGGCCTCAAGGACTCAGGACAAGGGGGGAAACATACATCAGATACCACTGAAAAAGGAATCATAGGCAAGGAGGGGCAGGGTTTACACGAAATGAGCGAGTAggttttcttttatggggacgcgctgagggagggaagaatacaCAATACACCATCACTTCcattaagaggaggaagtgctTTGTGTCAAGATCCATAAACTGAGTCGACACATTCATGGCTTCTTGGATTCTCTGTGGGTTTTAAGATTTCATCCACAAGACAGATCCATTAAAAGCCAGTCTTAGAAGTCCCAGGTAGTTTTAGGCCCTTCAGGATTCAAGAAATTATCCAGTTATGAGTAATTGTTCTGTTTTGGAGCCATCAGTGGAAAAGTGACTCGTAAGCCACCACTGGGTAAATTCTTGGAATGAAGAAGAGCCTGGAATCCTTCaaagtatcattttttttttctctctgaatGCAATTGCTACGGTTTTATAGTCTGAATTCTGTGAAGCCACTGGTCACTTCGTAAGCAGTAATAAAGTGGTAATACACTATCGAACAAGTCACTTCACAACGCTACACACGATCATGACCTGCAATAACCTGACAGCGTGCACGTCACCAGCCTTTCTCAAAAGCAACTCGTATCAAGAACCACCACGAGTTTATGCTAAGTGTCGGCGAAGTAAAGAAACAATCTAAAAAATGtcaatcaaataaataataagtaatgTATGGAAGATATGATGTTAGTGTAATGGAAGTATGGTGTAACTCTTTGGACGAACAGCAAGTCTTAGGTAAAGTGAATAGCTTCATGAATCACGCATCAAACTGAGAAGGCAAGAAGTGACTGCCGATACATATTGCAACTAAGACGTTCATTTACCAAACTCATCAAACAAGCCGCAGCTGATATCGGTGTCTCTTGACGTCTTCACTAAACTCAAGAAAACAAAGGCAAGCTTCACTCGTCATTAAAGTCCGTTTATCTCATTAGGAGATTTTATGGCACTAGACGCATAATGAATACCGAGAAACAATGATAACATTCTGATGCTTGtttcgttgtagtagtagtcccACACAAATGGTTCTTGAGTCGCCTGCACGCTGCTGTACTGGGAAGCTTGCAGGTCTTGGGgaacacacacagtaatgacGGTGTGATTCGGGGGCACGACACACATAAGTAAAACTGAAGACACGCTCTACAAAACCCAAGTGTTCTACAAAATGCGAACTTCACAACCGTCCGACCCTCTGGGCTGTCCGCATGCACGGGGAGATCTTCACGTGCTGTCCAGTTCAACTTGCATTGTTTAAAGTTCAATCGCATTAATTTTTTCCACACTATATGAAGTATCCACTTGAGCTGGAATGCTTATGGGCCTCGATTTCTCGAATT harbors:
- the LOC123509439 gene encoding translation initiation factor IF-2-like, coding for MCGRVLGGRRRGRDSRSVPGGPGGPPGRGSPGSDGWVSRTHRPLHHKPQRHNNTRLSTAPRATQLFEEQLSPGWRVGWPGPHPRQCCAAKAGGAGPGPGGPPRVRPGPGGTARRCVWAGRPPGGYAVDPGWI